One genomic region from Balaenoptera musculus isolate JJ_BM4_2016_0621 chromosome X, mBalMus1.pri.v3, whole genome shotgun sequence encodes:
- the MID1IP1 gene encoding mid1-interacting protein 1 — MMQICDTYNQKHSLFNAMNRFIGAVNNMDQTVMVPSLLRDVPLAEPGLDNGVGVEVGGSGGCLEERTPPAPGPGSGNGSFFAPSRDMYSHYVLLKSIRNDIEWGVLQQPPPAAGSEEGSAWKSKDILVDLSHLEGADAGEEDLEQQFHYHLRGLHTVLSKLTRKANILTNRYKQEIGFSNWGH; from the coding sequence ATGATGCAGATTTGCGACACCTACAACCAGAAGCACTCGCTCTTTAACGCCATGAATCGCTTCATCGGCGCCGTGAACAACATGGACCAGACGGTGATGGTGCCCAGCCTGCTGCGCGACGTGCCACTGGCCGAGCCCGGGCTGGACAACGGCGTCGGCGTGGAGGTAGGCGGCAGTGGCGGCTGCCTGGAGGAGCGCacgcccccggcccccggcccggGCAGCGGCAACGGCAGCTTTTTCGCGCCCTCCCGGGACATGTACAGCCACTACGTGCTGCTCAAGTCCATCCGCAACGACATCGAGTGGGGGGTCCTGCAGCAGCCGCCGCCGGCGGCGGGGAGCGAGGAGGGGAGCGCCTGGAAGTCCAAGGACATCCTGGTGGACCTGAGCCACCTGGAGGGCGCGGACGCCGGCGAGGAGGACCTGGAACAGCAGTTCCACTACCACCTGCGCGGGCTGCACACTGTGCTCTCCAAACTCACGCGCAAAGCCAACATCCTCACTAATAGATACAAGCAGGAGATCGGCTTCAGCAATTGGGGGCACTGA